The proteins below come from a single Hemibagrus wyckioides isolate EC202008001 linkage group LG22, SWU_Hwy_1.0, whole genome shotgun sequence genomic window:
- the LOC131343126 gene encoding uncharacterized protein LOC131343126 isoform X1 translates to MNPGIRLHLAHLIVLSSSVIIPDNRSQEFFCFRTKSELGRSQCTFLRRPSAEASVLFYWTIWTADHRVEECFISAEPAVIQNYMSLCHEQGIWDQHKTSGLRLNITLLMEPGNPCDFRPTVLDNLGRHRYLDTSSLVGSGTTIRQKRAWILPGTLWCGHGSRAGDYEQLGMFEHVDRCCREHDHCDHIIRPFTVNFGVFNPTLFTISHCDCDHRFKQCLLNINDTVSNMVGYTFFNILKLHCFELIQKRRCTKINWIGMCTSDKVAPFAILKHPTLYNATTSNAGIPEPPVQETTSEEKPSGTTKQKNMKRKERKQSKSQKNCVLGASAAGHTILLSEIIGQPYGTPKTISTAQPNCLMSHNTTLFHQKSKLIKQSTPLPAAASSTTTSRASTKRIATPSKKRTQKKGKNITQWSFTTVQTKFVKKSKPLTSKLKGDPPRADRFQPKQKRGNDDKQDSASLHITVSPKFSTLSLASKLSRTNKFFESMSQTKKEPNYPSRKTTFNGVSSKSQGGNTSTSEINHKSAEVTKLPKIWNNISAHETFKQTAICDVARQLDDCKYRIHPMEKLYGHHNTETTTIYHCDCIHRLTGHLKQLESVALLKKLLWNFVSMSCIEIPNSKECSSNTRCSAILYKATELESSLIKLEGQVKNRKISPNKRVSNQLYKRCLRILRQRSPKQAWSLTNAD, encoded by the exons ATGAACCCCGGGATTCGTCTTCATTTGGCACATCTTATTGTGCTGTCTTCCAGCGTTATAATTCCTGACAACAGAAGCCaggagtttttttgttttcgcACTAAGTCCGAACTTGGACGCAGTCAGTGTACTTTTCTCCGAAGACCATCAGCGGAAGCGTCTGTTCTTTTTTACTGGACCATTTGGACAGCTGACCATCGTGTTGAAGAGTGTTTTATAAGCGCTGAGCCAGCTGTGATTCAAAACTATATGTCTTTATGTCATGAACAAGGCATCTGGGATCAACACAAAACGTCAGGTCTGCGCCTCAATATAACTCTGCTTATGGAGCCTGGTAATCCATGTGATTTTCGACCTACTGTTCTGGACAACTTGGGGCGGCATAGGTACTTAGACACGAGCTCTCTAGTGGGCTCTGGGACCACAATTCGCCAGAAGCGCGCTTGGATCTTACCCGGGACCCTGTGGTGCGGCCACGGAAGCCGCGCTGGTGACTATGAGCAGCTGG GTATGTTTGAGCATGTGGACAGATGCTGCCGAGAGCATGATCACTGTGACCACATCATTCGTCCATTCACTGTGAACTTCGGGGTGTTTAACCCGACTCTGTTCACAATTTCACATTGCGACTGTGACCACAG GTTTAAGCAGTGCCTTCTAAATATTAATGACACAGTCTCAAATATGGTGGGCTATACATTCTTCAATATCCTTAAGCTCCACTGCTTTGAGCTTATACAGAAGAGGAGGTGCACCAAGATCAACTGGATTGGAAT GTGCACATCAGATAAAGTTGCACCTTTTGCAATCCTTAAACATCCAACATTATATAATGCCACCACTTCAAATGCTGGTATTCCTGAACCACCAGTTCAGGAAACCACCAGTGAGGAAAAGCCTTCAGGTAccaccaaacaaaaaaacatgaaacgtaaagaaagaaagcaatcaAAATCTCAAAAGAATTGTGTTCTAGGAGCTTCTGCAGCAGGGCATACTATTCTGTTAAGTGAAATTATTGGGCAGCCTTATGGTACACCAAAAACAATTTCAACAGCACAGCCAAATTGCCTGATGAGCCATAACACAACATTGTTCCATCAGAAATCTAAACTCATAAAGCAAAGCACTCCACTGCCAGCAGCAGCAAGTTCTACAACGACATCTAGAGCATCTACAAAACGAATAGCTACTCCGTCAAAGAAAAGAACTCAAAAGAAAGGCAAAAACATTACTCAGTGGTCCTTTACCACAGTACAAACCAAGTTCGTCAAAAAATCTAAACCTCTGACATCCAAGCTGAAAGGTGACCCACCCAGAGCTGATCGTTTCCAGCCAAAACAAAAGAGAGGAAATGATGACAAGCAGGACAGTGCATCTTTACACATAACTGTATCGCCAAAATTTTCAACTCTATCACTGGCTAGCAAACTTTCAAGGACTAACAAGTTTTTTGAAAGCATGTCACAAACAAAAAAGGAGCCAAATTATCCAAGCAGAAAAACTACATTCAATGGTGTTTCAAGCAAAAGTCAAGGAGGGAATACAAGCACATCAGAAATAAACCACAAGTCAGCTGAAGTCACCAAACTCCCTAAGATTTGGAATAACATCTCTGCACATGAAACTTTTAAACAAACAG cAATATGTGATGTAGCCAGACAATTGGATGATTGCAAATATAGGATACATCCCATGGAGAAGTTATATGGACATCATAATACAGAGACAACTACAATCTATCACTGCGATTGCATACACAG GTTAACTGGTCATTTAAAGCAACTGGAGAGCGTTGCTTTACTAAAGAAACTTCTTTGGAATTTTGTATCCATGTCCTGCATTGAAATACCAAATTCCAAGGAATGCAGCAGCAACACAAG atGTTCTGCCATTCTTTACAAGGCCACAGAGTTAGAGTCATCACTGATCAAACTGGAAGGCCAggtgaaaaatagaaaaatatctCCAAATAAAAGAGTCTCCAATCAACTTTACAAACGTTGTCTTAGGATTTTACGTCAAAGAAGCCCAAAACAAGCATGGAGCTTGACTAatgctgactga
- the LOC131343126 gene encoding uncharacterized protein LOC131343126 isoform X2 produces the protein MNPGIRLHLAHLIVLSSSVIIPDNRSQEFFCFRTKSELGRSQCTFLRRPSAEASVLFYWTIWTADHRVEECFISAEPAVIQNYMSLCHEQGIWDQHKTSGLRLNITLLMEPGNPCDFRPTVLDNLGRHRYLDTSSLVGSGTTIRQKRAWILPGTLWCGHGSRAGDYEQLGMFEHVDRCCREHDHCDHIIRPFTVNFGVFNPTLFTISHCDCDHRFKQCLLNINDTVSNMVGYTFFNILKLHCFELIQKRRCTKINWIGMCTSDKVAPFAILKHPTLYNATTSNAGIPEPPVQETTSEEKPSGTTKQKNMKRKERKQSKSQKNCVLGASAAGHTILLSEIIGQPYGTPKTISTAQPNCLMSHNTTLFHQKSKLIKQSTPLPAAASSTTTSRASTKRIATPSKKRTQKKGKNITQWSFTTVQTKFVKKSKPLTSKLKGDPPRADRFQPKQKRGNDDKQDSASLHITVSPKFSTLSLASKLSRTNKFFESMSQTKKEPNYPSRKTTFNGVSSKSQGGNTSTSEINHKSAEVTKLPKIWNNISAHETFKQTAICDVARQLDDCKYRIHPMEKLYGHHNTETTTIYHCDCIHRLTGHLKQLESVALLKKLLWNFVSMSCIEIPNSKECSSNTRGTCVVGHQIAETTQPQLLFWRLQLPQ, from the exons ATGAACCCCGGGATTCGTCTTCATTTGGCACATCTTATTGTGCTGTCTTCCAGCGTTATAATTCCTGACAACAGAAGCCaggagtttttttgttttcgcACTAAGTCCGAACTTGGACGCAGTCAGTGTACTTTTCTCCGAAGACCATCAGCGGAAGCGTCTGTTCTTTTTTACTGGACCATTTGGACAGCTGACCATCGTGTTGAAGAGTGTTTTATAAGCGCTGAGCCAGCTGTGATTCAAAACTATATGTCTTTATGTCATGAACAAGGCATCTGGGATCAACACAAAACGTCAGGTCTGCGCCTCAATATAACTCTGCTTATGGAGCCTGGTAATCCATGTGATTTTCGACCTACTGTTCTGGACAACTTGGGGCGGCATAGGTACTTAGACACGAGCTCTCTAGTGGGCTCTGGGACCACAATTCGCCAGAAGCGCGCTTGGATCTTACCCGGGACCCTGTGGTGCGGCCACGGAAGCCGCGCTGGTGACTATGAGCAGCTGG GTATGTTTGAGCATGTGGACAGATGCTGCCGAGAGCATGATCACTGTGACCACATCATTCGTCCATTCACTGTGAACTTCGGGGTGTTTAACCCGACTCTGTTCACAATTTCACATTGCGACTGTGACCACAG GTTTAAGCAGTGCCTTCTAAATATTAATGACACAGTCTCAAATATGGTGGGCTATACATTCTTCAATATCCTTAAGCTCCACTGCTTTGAGCTTATACAGAAGAGGAGGTGCACCAAGATCAACTGGATTGGAAT GTGCACATCAGATAAAGTTGCACCTTTTGCAATCCTTAAACATCCAACATTATATAATGCCACCACTTCAAATGCTGGTATTCCTGAACCACCAGTTCAGGAAACCACCAGTGAGGAAAAGCCTTCAGGTAccaccaaacaaaaaaacatgaaacgtaaagaaagaaagcaatcaAAATCTCAAAAGAATTGTGTTCTAGGAGCTTCTGCAGCAGGGCATACTATTCTGTTAAGTGAAATTATTGGGCAGCCTTATGGTACACCAAAAACAATTTCAACAGCACAGCCAAATTGCCTGATGAGCCATAACACAACATTGTTCCATCAGAAATCTAAACTCATAAAGCAAAGCACTCCACTGCCAGCAGCAGCAAGTTCTACAACGACATCTAGAGCATCTACAAAACGAATAGCTACTCCGTCAAAGAAAAGAACTCAAAAGAAAGGCAAAAACATTACTCAGTGGTCCTTTACCACAGTACAAACCAAGTTCGTCAAAAAATCTAAACCTCTGACATCCAAGCTGAAAGGTGACCCACCCAGAGCTGATCGTTTCCAGCCAAAACAAAAGAGAGGAAATGATGACAAGCAGGACAGTGCATCTTTACACATAACTGTATCGCCAAAATTTTCAACTCTATCACTGGCTAGCAAACTTTCAAGGACTAACAAGTTTTTTGAAAGCATGTCACAAACAAAAAAGGAGCCAAATTATCCAAGCAGAAAAACTACATTCAATGGTGTTTCAAGCAAAAGTCAAGGAGGGAATACAAGCACATCAGAAATAAACCACAAGTCAGCTGAAGTCACCAAACTCCCTAAGATTTGGAATAACATCTCTGCACATGAAACTTTTAAACAAACAG cAATATGTGATGTAGCCAGACAATTGGATGATTGCAAATATAGGATACATCCCATGGAGAAGTTATATGGACATCATAATACAGAGACAACTACAATCTATCACTGCGATTGCATACACAG GTTAACTGGTCATTTAAAGCAACTGGAGAGCGTTGCTTTACTAAAGAAACTTCTTTGGAATTTTGTATCCATGTCCTGCATTGAAATACCAAATTCCAAGGAATGCAGCAGCAACACAAG GGGGACATGTGTGGTTGGTCACCAAATTGCTGAGACAACACAGCCCCAACTGCTGTTTTGGAGACTTCAACTACCACAATAA